Proteins from a genomic interval of Rosa chinensis cultivar Old Blush chromosome 2, RchiOBHm-V2, whole genome shotgun sequence:
- the LOC112185451 gene encoding U-box domain-containing protein 30, whose amino-acid sequence MPMFQPSKRDGVVGFDGGGDGHVLDLDTAVKDGVLGGGGVGGVVATGVGEKLDLSKMIEELDLSEVPSVFICPISLEPMQDPVTLCTGQTYEKSNILKWFNLGHLTCPTTMQELWDDSVTPNRTLYHLIYTWFSQKYLLMKKKSEDVQGRAAELVETLKKVKGQARVQALKELHQVVGAHATARKTLIDKGGIAVVSSLLGPFTSHVVGSIAIAILVNLSLDSESRMNLMQPAKISLMVDILNEGSIETKINCTRLIKMLMEEKDFRSEIVSSHSLLVGIMRLVKDKRHTVGVLPGLSLLRTICLHEEARGLIVSIGAVPQLVECLPSLDHECLELALFVLDALSSLPQGVLALKDCSKTIPNMVRVLMRISESCTQYALTILSSICKLAPEECSSIALDAGLAAKLLLVIQSCSDPVLKQQSSELLKLCSLNYSDTIFISKCKLTRTIQ is encoded by the coding sequence ATGCCTATGTTTCAGCCCTCAAAGAGGGATGGGGTTGTTGGGTTTGATGGTGGAGGAGATGGGCATGTTCTAGATCTGGACACAGCTGTGAAAGATGGGGTtttgggtggtggtggtgttggtgGGGTTGTGGCAACTGGTGTTGGTGAGAAATTGGATCTGAGTAAGATGATTGAGGAGCTTGACTTGTCTGAGGTCCCTTCTGTGTTTATTTGCCCAATTTCTCTTGAGCCAATGCAAGACCCCGTGACCCTTTGCACTGGGCAAACCTATGAGAAGTCCAACATTCTCAAGTGGTTCAATTTGGGGCACCTCACCTGTCCAACCACAATGCAGGAGCTTTGGGACGATTCCGTGACCCCGAATAGGACCCTTTACCATCTAATCTACACCTGGTTTTCGCAGAAGTATCTGCtcatgaagaagaagtcagaaGATGTCCAGGGAAGGGCTGCAGAGCTTGTGGAGACGCTGAAGAAGGTGAAGGGTCAAGCTAGGGTGCAAGCCCTCAAGGAGTTGCATCAAGTTGTGGGGGCTCATGCCACTGCTAGGAAGACATTGATTGATAAAGGTGGGATTGCTGTAGTTTCGTCTCTGTTAGGTCCATTTACTTCACATGTTGTAGGTTCGATAGCCATTGCAATTCTTGTGAATTTGTCACTTGATTCGGAGTCCAGAATGAATTTGATGCAACCGGCAAAGATTTCTTTGATGGTGGACATTTTGAACGAAGGGTCAATTGAGACGAAAATCAATTGTACCCGGTTGATCAAAATGTTAATGGAGGAGAAGGATTTTCGATCAGAAATTGTTTCGAGCCATAGCCTCCTGGTTGGAATAATGAGGCTGGTTAAAGATAAGAGACATACAGTTGGAGTCTTGCCAGGACTGAGCCTCCTCAGAACAATATGCTTGCATGAGGAAGCAAGGGGCTTGATAGTGAGCATTGGAGCTGTACCGCAATTGGTTGAATGTTTGCCTTCTCTTGACCACGAATGTTTAGAATTAGCCCTTTTCGTATTGGATGCATTGTCATCTCTACCACAGGGAGTATTAGCGTTGAAGGATTGTTCGAAGACTATACCGAATATGGTGAGGGTTCTGATGAGAATTTCAGAGAGTTGTACTCAATATGCGTTGACAATCTTATCATCTATATGCAAACTTGCCCCTGAGGAATGTTCGTCAATTGCCTTGGATGCCGGTCTAGCAGCAAAGCTCCTCCTCGTGATCCAGAGTTGTAGTGATCCTGTCTTGAAGCAGCAATCCTCAGAGCTGTTGAAGCTGTGTAGTCTAAACTATTCTGATACAATATTCATTTCCAAGTGCAAGCTTACAAGGACAATTCAATGA
- the LOC112188029 gene encoding uncharacterized protein LOC112188029, producing MEAAYTSSSSITSKQAPLPYHHSSLHSVKKNSAKPWRKPAVAPLPPTPPRVYKVDPINFRGLVQKLTSAPEYLNEPTRSTNLQSVAPPPIEIQRGPPHVPSPVSAKVTGSTSPFSVMYKDLAETLGLSSTPHHQKKAVDQNITGDSSYLRLNLSPASQHWLSFPMLSPGTLTSLEL from the coding sequence ATGGAAGCTGCTTACACTTCATCCTCTTCAATTACCTCCAAGCAAGCACCACTGCCTTACCACCACTCCTCACTCCACTCCGTCAAGAAAAACTCAGCCAAGCCGTGGCGAAAGCCTGCAGTGGCACCGCTCCCTCCGACCCCTCCACGAGTGTACAAAGTCGACCCCATCAACTTTCGTGGCCTTGTCCAGAAGCTCACCAGTGCACCCGAGTACCTGAACGAGCCGACTCGGTCGACTAACCTCCAAAGCGTGGCGCCTCCACCGATCGAAATCCAAAGAGGACCACCACATGTTCCTTCTCCGGTTTCAGCTAAGGTTACTGGCAGCACTTCGCCTTTTTCAGTTATGTACAAGGACTTGGCTGAGACATTAGGGCTGAGTAGTACTCCTCATCATCAGAAGAAGGCAGTGGATCAAAACATCACGGGGGACTCGAGCTATCTGCGGTTGAACTTGTCGCCGGCTTCGCAGCATTGGTTATCTTTTCCTATGTTGAGCCCTGGAACTCTGACCAGTCTGGAACTCTAG
- the LOC112185390 gene encoding GTP-binding protein At2g22870, with product MLLAHRLLFTSIFLSPSSSSPSLKPQPLTLTFSNPTHAKPTRHVSPASKTTPIMEKDRSVLFVPPGVDPDEVTPDMVLPGSNIVIGPYAGDAKIKEVVFVKSSSRAKDCPKHDRPEFAILGRSNVGKSSLINALVKKKDVALTSKKPGKTKLINHFLVNKSWYFVDLPGYGFAKAPEAARMDWSAFTKGFFLNRDNLVAVLLLVDASVPPQRIDLDCANWLGRNNIPMTFVFTKCDKMKGGKGKRPDENLRDFKQFIAENYKQHPPWIMTSSVTGLGRDELLLHMSQLRNYWDQ from the exons ATGCTACTAGCACACCGTCTGCTATTCACTTCCATTTTCTTATcaccgtcttcttcttctccctctctaAAACCCCAACCTCTCACCCTCACCTTCTCAAACCCAACCCATGCAAAACCCACCCGCCATGTCTCCCCAGCCTCGAAAACCACACCCATCATGGAGAAGGACCGGTCCGTCCTGTTCGTCCCGCCCGGTGTCGACCCGGATGAGGTGACCCCGGACATGGTCCTACCCGGCTCCAACATCGTTATCGGACCCTACGCCGGCGACGCCAAGATTAAGGAGGTGGTGTTTGTCAAGAGCAGTAGTAGAGCTAAGGACTGCCCCAAACATGACCGGCCCGAATTCGCTATATTGGGCCGGTCCAATGTGGGCAAGTCCTCGCTTATCAATGCCTTGGTTAAGAAGAAGGATGTTGCTCTCACGTCTAAGAAGCCag GGAAGACTAAGTTGATCAATCATTTCTTGGTGAACAAAAGTTGGTACTTTGTGGATTTGCCTGGTTATGG GTTTGCTAAAGCTCCAGAAGCTGCTCGGATGGATTGGTCGGCATTCACTAAAGGTTTCTTCTTGAACAGAGATAATCTCGTTGCTGTTCTACTTCTTGTTGATGCTAGTGTTCCACCTCAGAGGATTGACCTAGACTGTGCCAATTGGCTTGGACGAAATAAT ATACCCATGACTTTTGTCTTCACAAAGTGTGACAAAATGAAAGGGGGCAAAGGTAAGAGGCCTGATGAGAACCTCAGGGATTTTAAGCAGTTCATCGCAGAAAACTACAAGCAGCATCCCCCATGGATCATGACTAGCAGTGTAACTGGTTTGGGCAGGGATGAACTTCTGCTTCACATGTCACAGCTTAGAAACTACTGGGATCAATAG
- the LOC112186567 gene encoding uncharacterized protein LOC112186567, whose product MSWLAKSIANSLKLDDDEDDYNNPNASTPIQNPNSNAADPNSPQPGSPSSDPRGGVKGDLSELTKTLSRQFWGVASFLAPPPDAAAPKPADQGEPSDPELSEEDVIAGIRSDFAEIGGRFKSGISKLSSNMAVSEFTKIASNLLQFGSEEEAEAAGLALGVTPEVLAFVRNVSMHPETWLDFPLSDDDEDSDDFELSDVQQEHALAVERLAPALAALRMELCPEHMSESHFWMIYFVLLHPRLNKQDAELLSTPKIVEVRAMLSHELKKGNMSKPESDPSASSAAYSKGITDSPKEQHLSVPPSAQSDIMPPETSTMRSAPPPATADIETEKHPVQSSEIQIVDKPVIEERPVKETKHPLPPSTSSSKVLDKKDEDDADDWLKEESEMDGDGVGGTSIPIENDEDVSFSDLEDDDGDVPSGYKKATSGSDSSAKDSRDWVQLGRSSPDSDKDMNSVGIRHAGSAQVSSCNPETKESNDWLDVDDIDVI is encoded by the exons ATGTCATGGCTCGCCAAATCCATCGCCAACTCTCTCAAACTCGACGACGACGAAGACGACTACAACAACCCCAACGCCTCCACCCCCATCCAAAACCCTAACTCCAATGCCGCCGACCCCAACTCACCTCAACCCGGTTCCCCGTCCTCCGATCCCCGCGGCGGCGTCAAAGGCGACCTCTCTGAGCTCACCAAAACCCTCTCCCGCCAGTTCTGGGGCGTCGCCTCGTTTCTCGCCCCGCCGCCCGATGCGGCCGCTCCGAAACCCGCCGATCAGGGAGAGCCCTCCGATCCGGAGCTCTCCGAGGAGGATGTGATCGCCGGAATCCGGAGCGATTTCGCGGAGATCGGCGGGAGGTTCAAGAGCGGGATCTCGAAGCTTTCGAGCAACATGGCGGTTTCCGAGTTCACTAAGATCGCTTCGAATTTGCTTCAGTTTGGATCGGAGGAAGAGGCCGAGGCGGCTGGGCTGGCTCTCGGTGTGACGCCGGAGGTTCTTGCGTTCGTCAGAAATGTTTCTATGCATCCCGAGACTTGGCTCGATTTCCCTCtctctgatgatgatgaagattcaGATG ATTTCGAATTGTCTGATGTCCAACAAGAGCATGCTCTGGCTGTTGAACGTCTTGCTCCGGCACTGGCTGCCCTCAGGATGGAACTCTGTCCTGAGCATATGAGTGAATCTCACTTTTGGATGATTTACTTTGTGCTCTTGCATCCTAGACTGAATAAACAAGATGCTGAGCTTTTGTCTACACCCAAG ATAGTAGAAGTTAGAGCAATGTTGTCTCATGAGTTAAAGAAGGGAAATATGTCTAAGCCTGAATCTGACCCTTCAGCAAGTAGTGCTGCTTATTCAAAAGGAATTACTGATTCTCCCAAAGAACAGCATCTTTCTGTGCCACCGAGTGCTCAATCTGACATAATGCCACCCGAAACATCTACCATGAGATCAGCTCCTCCGCCAGCAACAGCTGATATTGAGACAGAGAAGCACCCAGTCCAGAGTAGTGAAATCCAAATTGTTGACAAGCCTGTTATTGAAGAAAGACCAGTGAAAGAGACCAAACATCCACTGCCACCCTCCACTTCTTCATCTAAAGTCTTGGACAAGAAAGATGAGGATGATGCCGATGATTGGTTGAAAGAGGAATCAGAGATGGATGGGGACGGTGTCGGTGGAACCTCCATCCCTATAGAGAACGATGAGGATGTATCATTCAGTGATcttgaggatgatgatggagaTGTGCCATCAGGTTACAAGAAGGCCACATCTGGCTCTGACTCTTCAGCCAAAGATTCAAGAGACTGGGTTCAGCTAGGCAGAAGCTCTCCTGATTCAGATAAGGACATGAACTCTGTTGGAATCAGACATGCTGGGTCTGCACAGGTAAGTTCCTGTAACCCAGAAACCAAAGAATCTAATGACTGGCTTGatgttgatgacattgatgTTATATGA